Within Peromyscus leucopus breed LL Stock chromosome 7, UCI_PerLeu_2.1, whole genome shotgun sequence, the genomic segment ATCCGGCAGAAGAGCTCCGACCCCCACGTCTTCTGGGATGAGCTAGAGAAGTGAGTTGTCCACTCTAGGTTTTTCTAAAGGACTCTGTGGAGCATTAAATTGATAACCATGCAGAATcatcttcatattttctttatgccATCCTTCTCAAGAGAGCAAAGTACTCAGTTCATCCCTTCATTCTTAGAGGGGATGAACCTTCTTATTCCTGTAGAGAGAAGAAGACTCTGCCTCTAGTTTACAGATGAACACACTGAGCCACAGGAATTAATAGctctaaaatatttgtttactaTTGGCTTGTTCAGAAACCTCAGTTAACTCCCTCTATGCTTAGCAAAAATGTTGGAAGTCTCAAATATCTATCCAAGGCCTCATGCACAATGTCAACTACTTTTCAAACTTTTAGTTACAATTTGAGCATTCCTAACCTCCAAGTTGCCCAGTGCTCAAAAATCCAGTGTTTTAAAGATATCATTAGTAAAGTCTTTCAAGTATtccaaaataaagataaaaaccccaccaaaaTCTGAAACACTCCCAGACCCCAAGGATTTAGGATATGGGATATTTAACCTAGCCTAGACAACAAAAACCTTCTGTTTTGTCTAAGTACTTTCCCCCTTATCCTTGAGCAAATCATTGATGGAATTAGTCATTCATCTCTGAGTACCAGACTtcttagattgtgtgtgtgtgtgtgtgtgtgtgtgtgtgtgtgtgtgtgtgtgtgtgtgtgtatgctgatgTTCAGGAcaggggaaaagaaaatgaagctataCTTACCAGTGTGGAGTTAAGAGTCTATTGAAGGAAAGCAGGCAGCAAGTAGGCAaagtacacacataaaatatgtcTTCGTAGATGACAAACAGTCTGAACAAGGAAAAAGTAACGGGAAGGGAGCAAGAAAGCTCAGAGAAAAGGTTGGTGCAGTTTTTAAATGGGTCTAGCATAGCCAGTGGGCACTGCCGAAAGGTGAGTTTACCTAAGACTTGTGATCGATCAATGTTGATGTGTTAatttgtataaaatgaatgaactgaCCTCAAAATCAAACTCAGAACACagaattccattatatatattccCAATCATAAGCTTATTGCTTTGTAAATCCTACTTCGGCTTTGAGCTTCAGTTAACCTTGCTTGGCAGAAACTCACTTGCACTGTGACCATTCATGGTTTTTTTATCGTCCCTGGATTTTAGACACTATATTTAATGTTTGGAGAACTGAGGAGTACTCACACACCTCCTCTGGGTGAAGAACTGTGGTTATGATTAGGCAGGGAATACAGATTTTCACGGATACTAAAAATGTcatgtttggggctggagagatggatcagcagctACAAgttctggctgctcttgtagaagattAGAGTTAGACTCTAGCACTCACATAgctgctcacaacatctgtaactccagtcccagggctcctatgccttcttctggcttctgcaggtgaTGTGTGCATGTAGTGCTCCAACAGACGTTGCAGGCTAACCAcccatgcatgtaaaataaaaatagagtttaAAAATTAATGCCATGTTATATACACAGACCAACTAGCCTCCCCCATGACTTTTGGGGTGTGGTTCTAAATGATGCTTCCTAACAgtgccttttttcttcccttacCCAGGGCCCGAAAAGAACGGTACTTTGAATTCCCCTTGCTAGAGCGGTATCTGGCGTGCAAGCAGCGCTCCCATTCGCTAGTGGCTACCTACCTCCTGAGGAACTCCCTCTTACTCCTCTTCACCTCAGCCACTTACTTATACCTTGGCCACTTCCATTTAGATGTCTTATTCCAAGAAGAATTCAGCTGCTCCATCAAGACAGGGCTGCTACATGATGAGACCCATGTGCCAGATCTGATCACATGCAGGCTGACTTCCCTGTCTGTTTTCCAGATTGTAAGTCTGTCCAGTGCAACAGTATACACCGTACTGGTTCCAGTGATAATCTACAACCTTACACGGCTATGTCGGTGGGACAAACGACTCCTCTCCATCTATGAGATGCTCCCAGCTTTTGATCTCCTCAGTAGAAAGATGCTGGGATGCCCCATTAATGACCTCAATGTGATCCTTCTTTTCCTCCGAGCTAACATCTCTGAGCTCATCTCTTTTAGCTGGCTGAGTGTCTTATGTGTGTTGAAGGACACAACCACCCAAAAACACAACATTGACACAGTAGTCGATTTTATGACTCTATTGGCCGGGCTAGAACCCTCAAAACCTAAACATCTCACCCAACAGGTATGTGATGAACACCCATAGTTAAGAGAGGAACCATGGAGAGATGAGTTTTGTCTAAAGTAACTCTCCTTCTTCACAAGCTGTACAGagtaaaagaccaaaaaaataataaagatggtggtggtgatgatgatgatgatgatgatgatgatattcaCTTAAAATCGGTTAAGATTGGATTAGGCTGAATATCCTGTATTTATAAGAAGATAGAATCAGTGCATGAAAATTCAATGTGAAGTCTAGAAAAGAGTCAAAGATCTGAAAAATTAGGTCTAGAGCATTCTGAGGACAGTGACACTGAATAAATTGAAGTCTAGACACTGAACACAGAAAGATTCTAAAGGCCATTTATGGAGGAAAGTTCTCACAATGTCTACTCACTCTAGGAGTCTTGATTGCTTCACCCCAATGAGCAAGTAGAACAATTTAGTAAGAGATTAATAAGGCTATGAAACCCTAGAAACACTTTGATTTTGCTTgtcatcttgctctgtagacatcTTCAGCCTTGCCAAGCCCTCCATGGCCAGCAAAGTGAGACAACTTAACTTGTAATCTGCTCTTGGGAtgtaaggacagaagaaaaggccATGAACGGAATCTTTAAGGATCAAATACACTTTTTTATTATATAAGCTAAAGCTTCTTTTCCACAAAAGCTCAGATTATGGACTAcaaacattttcataaatcttAATAGTTCAAGGAATACTACACCTTCACTTACACCCAACAACTGAAGGCCAGTAGATTAAGgggcttgccgccaagcctgatgacctaaattcaatcctgggacccaaatggtagaagaagagaaccgactcctacAAGTtattttctgatctccacatgcaattaaataaataaataaataaataaataaataaataaataaatgttaaacatGAAAGTCACATTGGTTCACTTCTGTATATTCTCCAATTCACGAGTCCATCCTTGCATCTAACTACCAAAGCTTTGCTCTGATTCCATAGGCTGTGCTTAACCCACAGTACCATGGTGTCTcttaatgaacattttttaagcTGTATGTTATATATTTCTTGAGAGAATTTTTACACAAGCCATTTAGATCCTTCTTCATATAGGTGAGTAGAAAAGCCATGTTGCTTCTGACAAACTAAGGTAAAGCAGGCTAAGATCTTATAGATGCTCACTGGTGACATTAATAAAAGTCCACCTGCCCGGTGAGTACAGAAGCCTTTCGTGATCTACACACTGCCTACTGCTCCATTCTCTGCTCTTGCTTCCCCATTAGGTAAAAAGATGGCCATGAGTGgtggagcagagagaaaggaggccTAGAAGACAGCCCAAGCATGTTTGTACAACTTAGCAAACTGCTTTAAAACTCTGCTCTCGGCTTTTAATTTTAAGACTAACAGAATGGCTGCACTGTGGAATGACATAACCTTCTTaactgacagacagacatgagaTCAGTCATGGCACTTTGAAAAGCGTCAGATAGGAgagaaccaaaacaaacaaacaacaacaacaacagaagcacAGCTGCATTTTGGTAGTTGTGTGTCCTGACTACCAGAATGTGTCTTTGCAGTTAGACATCCTTGAAGCTACAGATAAGTAGTTCTTGCTatatcaaaaaccaaaacaccaggGCCCTTCACCACACCTGTACCCTAGCAAAGGATCTCTGTCTGCAAAAGATCCCAGCTTCGATATTGCTATAATGAAGTAGTTCTGATaacaccacctcctcctcctcctcctctttcttccctttctccttcgcCTTCCTTCTGTCCCCACCCCTTCAACCCACTGGTATCATGGATATTtctagaggatcatgggaagaaATACCATAAAAAGGAAATCTGACCCACCAAGCTTTGGGAGGAaaagcaggtcaccttaccccaTGAAGATGCTACCCACCTCTAATGTCTTAAAAATCCACAACAGAGAACACTTTGGACTTCTGGCCATAGACACACACCCTCAAACAGCCCACTTCAGTCTCTCTTTGGAAGGCTTGCTTTGCATTGCTAAATAAACTACTGCTTAAACTCTGAGGCTCTAGACTGAAGTCTTTCCTTCCACAAGACTAGAAGCTAGAAGCCAACCCTGTAACAGCTGCACACTGCTTTTACCGTAATCAGCTACTTGCAGTACCCATGCTTCTCATGACACTGAGTGTTTGGACATGCAGTCTTGCCTCCAGGGTGGATGTCTCTGCCCTTTACTGTACCAACAACTACTTCTACTTTAGGGTGCCCAGGAGTAGCTCCTTCAAGaatccttcctgttttctccctctttccctagaTGGTTGCTAAGCAAAATCGACTTCAGAAATAAACATCCATACTATATCAATATTGCAAATGTATTTGTCTTCCTTCTTGAATGAAGTTTTCTAACAGTTGTGTCATAGTAGGCACTTAGCTGCTTAagtcagtaaaagaaaacaagtttgtCAGTAGCATCCCAGGCTTTGGAACGCAGAAACTCGTGCACATAGTCCAATATCAAAGGGCCTTGGCCACAGAGATGTGTGTCACATGAATTgacccaaaaaaccaaacaatgtaGAAATAATTGTGCAAAAGACAATACAGCCACAGCTGAAACAGTTCAGAGACATTTAAGTTATGCCCACAGGACTGAGGAGAGAGCTCATGGGGTACAGTGCTCACTGCACAAGCATTGGACACTAATTTCAGAGCCACACCACTCACCTGAAACGCCAagtgtggcagtgcacatctataaccccagcactggggagccaaggcaggcagatttctggaaCTCAATGACCAGTCAGTCTAACCAAAATGGTTGCAGactcagtgagaaaaaaaaagaatgccttttaaaaatggaaaagcaaCTAAAGAAGACATTCAGAAACCAATCCCTGTCCTCCATATGCCACCTCCACATGTGAATGCACCCTCACActcaggttcacacacacacacacacacacacacacacacacacacacacacacacacaccacatacacaccacatacacaccaaaaaaaaaaaagtaaaaggaagcaGCGCTTTCAAAGAAGTCATAACTCTTTAAAAGATgataacaaataagcaaaaagaaacaTTGTATTCAGTATGGTCTATCGTTTGTGAAAATGTCAAACACATATACTAAAATGTTAAGAGTACTTCATTCAAAGAGGCAGCAGTATGGGTTTCTTGGgtgagctttttgttgtttttgttggtggcagatttttgtttgtttgtttttgtattggtCTGATGATGGAGATCAAAAGTTTAACATGAATAGGATCAAGCtcaaaataatgggtttcttttgtttttgttgatttgtttttactctaactttttgtttgtttgtttggtttttttttgttttttcgagacagggtttctctgtgtagctttgcgcctttcctggagctcacttggtagcccaggctggcctcgaactcacagagatccgcctggctctgcctcccaagtgctgggattaaaggcgtgtgccaccaacgcccggcttactCTAACTTTTAGATATGTTTAGTTTAGTTATTATGGAGGACAGGAATACACATGTGAGTGAAGGGCccatgtcagatcccctagagctggtaTTACCGATGTTTGTGAGTCACaagaagtggatgctgggaaccaaactcaggtcctctgtcattcactcattcttcattcattcattcaggagagctagaaatcaaacccagaccCTTTCATTTACCAGACAactattctaccactgagttagaCCCTAGcctatgaatttaaaaaaaaaaaaaattttccccaAGTTGGACATGGCTGTCAATACCTATAACCCCAGAATTTGAGGGAtagagacaggagcatcaggAATTCAGGATCGTTGTCCCCTACATTGTGAGTTTAAAGAACCTAGTCTTTAAAggccaacaaataaataataccttcttaatttataaaatatgcaaGAAAAGTGTCTTaattgtaaaagagaaagtctctaatgaagaagaaacaataaACATGTTTGTTCATATTCCACTAAAGTCCATTGGTCAAAACAGCCTGCAGACTAAAACAGAGGCTGAGAGTTTCCTCTCAGTAGACATGACACATGAAGAAGATGAATAATACAAATAAAGTCAGCccagttaggggctggagagatagctcagcggttaagagcactaactgttcttcctagaggtcctgagttcaattcccagcaaccacgtggtggctcacaaccatctgtaatgagatctggtgcccttcttctggcctgcagggatacatgctgtatacataataaataagtctttaaaaaaaaaaaaaagtcagcacaGTTAGACAGCAAATcaggctattaaaaataatgcttttagTAAGAATAAAGTCAATTTTGATTACTACGACTGTTTTCAGGCTAAGATTCCAGTACATATTTTCAAAGACAGTGTATTTTATTGCCTGTCACAATTCTGACAGCTTCCAAAACTAAATCTACAGGACTGCCTTGGGTACCTTTGTGAAGGCACCTAGAGCTTCCAGAATTAAATCTACAGGGCTGCCTTGGGCATATTTGTGAAGGCAAATGGCACCCTGGAGCTGTGCCATTAGACACAATCACATCCATCAAAAGCAGCTCATAACCTGGGCAGTTACAGGAAAATATCTacaaggtttttctctgtgttaaaATCCATTTtgtggcagggtggtggtggcacatgcctttaatctcagtgcttgggaagcagaggcag encodes:
- the Panx3 gene encoding pannexin-3 produces the protein MSLAHTAAEYMLSDALLPDRRGSRLKGLRLELPLDKMLKFVTVGFPLLLMSLAFAQEFSSGSPISCFSPSNFSVRQAAYVDSSCWDSLAHHKQDEAGQYKVKSLWPHKALPYSLLALAVAMYLPVLLWQYAAVPALSSDLLFIISELDKSYNRSIRLVQHMLKIRQKSSDPHVFWDELEKARKERYFEFPLLERYLACKQRSHSLVATYLLRNSLLLLFTSATYLYLGHFHLDVLFQEEFSCSIKTGLLHDETHVPDLITCRLTSLSVFQIVSLSSATVYTVLVPVIIYNLTRLCRWDKRLLSIYEMLPAFDLLSRKMLGCPINDLNVILLFLRANISELISFSWLSVLCVLKDTTTQKHNIDTVVDFMTLLAGLEPSKPKHLTQQVCDEHP